In the genome of Streptomyces fagopyri, the window CGCTCTCGCCGGGCCGGTAGGTACGCGGCACATCACTCATGCCGGCCATGAGCGGCATGTCCGGGTCACCGACCACGTTGTGGCGGACGGTCTGCCGCCACAGGGTGTCGCCGCCGGTCACGTACTCGACGCGCTCCTGGCCGGTCGGGACGTAGCGGGTGTACTGGTTCCAGGCGGTGTCCTGGTAGGGCCGCCACCCGAATCGCTGCTCGCCCGCCCAGGACGTGGCACCCGTGCGGGTGTAGGTGCTCCGGACCACGGCGCTCTCGCGCTCGGAGACGGTGTACACCAGCGGCTTGGGGACGGAGCCCTTGGACACCTGCATCACGTCGTAGAGGTACGGGCTGCGGACCGTGCCGGTGAACTCCACCGTGGTGGATCTCGCCTTGGCGCGCTTGAGCAGCGCGGTGCCTTCCGCCGCGCCCGCGCGCATGGTGGTCAGGGCCATCCGGTCTCCGGTGGGGCTCCACCGCGTCCAGGGGTAGTAGCCGTCCTCCATGACCAGCATCAGCGCCTTGGCCCCGGCGTCCGCCGCCGCCCGCGCGAGCGCCCGGTCGTCGGAGAAGTGCCAGCGTACGACGGCCAGTTTGCCGCGCACGTGGGCGGCGCGGAGGTCGGCGGCCGTGCCCGCGCCGGCGTCCACGGCGGTCAGCCGGGCTCCCTTGTCGCCGAAGGCCGGGGAGGCGTCCACGTAGTACGGGGTGAAGCCGAGCGACGTGCCGGGGACCGCTGCCCGCAGCTGCGGGGCCACCATCTGCCAGCGCGAGGCGAACTCGAAGTCGCCGTCGGTGACGCGCGCCGTGGGGCTGACGTAGATCCGCTGGGCGACGTCGAAGTACATCACGCCCTGGATCAGGCCGTTGCCGTCGATCTTCCGGTACGTCTGGTAGCTGAGCACCCCGCGCTGTTCGGCGGGGCGGGGCGTGCGGATCTGCACCTGGACGGTGTCGGCGGCGTTGAGTGTCACCGACATGTCCTTGGTGACCTTCACCTCCGGGTTGACGACCTCACGCAGTTCCTCGCCGTCGGCCGCCTTGTCGATCGTGTTGAAGCTGACCTGGTAGGTGCCCTCTTCCACTTCGGCGACGGCCGGTTCGAGGCTCGTGTAGTTCACGAAGCCGTCGGCACCCCAGATCGTCGGGGCGGCGCCCTCCATGACCTTGCCGTCGCGGTCGCGGGCGACCACGGTGAGCTTGTGCAGCGGGCCGTGCGCGTTCAGGGCGACGGTGGTGTGGGTGAGCACGGAGCCGTCGGCGGAGGTGGCGGTGACGTATCCGTAGTACTGGCCGCGAGTGGCCTTGGCGCCGTCGAGGCTCAGCGGCACCTCGGCCGTGGCGCCCGGCGCCAGCTGCGCCTTGCCGCTGCCGACGCCGACCACGCCGTCCGGGAGCGCGCGCCCCGTGTTGGTGGCGAGGGAGACGGCCAGGGTGAGCGTGACCGCGTGGTCACCGGTGTTGGTGTAGCGGACGGTGGCCGCCTGCTGCACCTTCTTGGCGCCACCGACCTGGACCGGCGGGAGGGTGACGGAACCGGTGGCCGTGACCGCGCCCATGGCGGTGGCCAGGTCGATGCGACCGCCGCCCTGCTCGGTCACCTTGGTGCCGGGCACCTCGTGCGCGGTGCTGATCAGGGCGTCCTTGAGCTGCTGCGCCCCCCAGCCGGGGTGTTGCTGGGCCAGCAGCGCGACGGCTCCGGCGACATGCGGGGTGGCCATCGAAGTGCCGGACGCGGCGGTGTAGTTGGCGTCGACGGGGGTGCCCATCGTGGTGCCGGAGGCGCGGGCGGCGACGATGCCGACACCGGGGGCGGTCACGTCGGGCTTGACCGCCGCGTCGACCAGCCGCGGGCCGCGGCTGGAGAAGGAGGCGAGGGAGTCGTCGCGGTCGACGGCGCCGACGGTCAGCGCCGCGTCGGCCGCGCCGGGCGAACTGACGGTGGCCATGCCGGGACCCTCGTTGCCCGCGGCGACGACGAAGAGCGTGCCGGTCGACGCGGTGAGGGAGTTGACGGCCTCGCTCATGGAGTCGGTGCCGTCGGTGGGGGTGCCCGAACCGAGGCTCATGTTGACGACCTTGGCGTGCTGCGAGGCGGCCCACTCCATGCCGTCGATGACGGACGACTCGCTGCCGTAGCCGTCGTCGCCCAGCACCTTGCCGATGAGCAGGTCGGCGCGGGGCGCCACCCCGCGCCGGGTCCCGCCGGACGCGGCGCCCGTGCCGCCGACGATCGAGGCGACGTGCGTGCCGTGGCCGAAGGCGTCGTTCGTGCTCGCGCTGCCGGAGAAGTCCTTGGCCTGCGCCACGCGTCCGGCCAGGTCGGGGTGGTTCGCGTCGACGCCGGTGTCGAGGATGGCGACCTTGACGCCCTGCCCCTCGTAGCCCGCCTTCCAGGCGACGGGGGCGTTGATCTGCGCGGTGCTGCGGTCCAGTACGGCTTTGACCTTGCCGTCGAGCGAGACCCTCGGGGTGACGGCGGCGCGGGCGGCGTCCGGTGCCGGGCCGGTGTTCAGCGTCTTCCAGAACGTGCCCAGGTCGTCGTCGGCCACCCGCAGCGACCGCGCGTCGATGCTGGTCAGGTCACGGACGGGCGTCGCGGACGTGTTGAGCGCGGCCAGCCGGTCGGCGGTGTTCCCGGCGGCCTGTGTCGCCCGAGCGGTGCTCCTGGCCCCGGTCGCCGACGGCTTGGAGGAGACGATCAGGGGGAGGGCGGAGGTGTGCGCCTCGTCGTAGCCCTCGGCCACCAGGGCCGTCACGTCGAAGAGCCGACGGTCCAGGGTGCCCGCGGTCACCAGCGCCTCGGCGTCGGACGGCAGCACGGTGAGCGCCTTGTCGTTGCCCTCCAGCGTCCGGAAGGCGATGCCCTCGCGCCCCGGCGCGGGCTGCACCGACGCGGTGTGGCGTCCGCCGGGCAGCGTGGTCACGGTCACCCGGTCGCCGGTCAGCAGCCGCACGGTGGCGGAGACCACCTTGTCATGGGCGGTGATGCGCGGCGTTCCCTCCGCGCTCGTCCCGGCGGAGACGGGCGACACACCCCCGATCGTTGCCACCAGTACGGTCGATACAGCCGCCGATAGGCGCATCCATGCCATCAGTCAAGCACCTTTCATACAGCTTGAGGTCATGCGCTGTTCGACAGAATCCGCTGGTGTCGCGGGACATGTCACTGCTCTCAGCTGTCACGGATGCGACATGTCCCAACGGCGACAGGGGCAGGATGCGGCGCCGTCGCCGCGCCTGCTCCCGCCCGCCGCGACACGGCGGACGGGCCGGGGCGAACGGGTCGTCCGGCGCCGGGTGTCAGGCGAGATGCCGCGCGAAGAACCCCAGGGTGCTGTCCAGTTCGAAGGCCGGGACCTCGCCGTGCCTGCCGACGTTGGCGTGGAGCGTCTTCTCGGCCGACGCCAACGCGTCGAACAGGGCCAGGCTTTGGGCCCGCGGCACTCGCTCGTCGTCCCACTGCACCAGGAACTGCACCGGCACCGTGACGCGGGCGGCGTCCTCGGCCGACGCCGACGCCCCGCCGAGCCCCAGGACCGCCGCGCGGACCCGGGGTTCGGCGGCGACGAACGGAACGCCGAGTCCGCACCCCAGTGAGACCCCCCAGTAGCCCACCGGACCCGGACCGACGTGTTCGAGCCGCTGGACCGCGTCGAGGACCGCTCGCCATTCCGGGACGGTCCGGCGAGCCACGAGCGCCTGGAAGCCGGCGATCAGCGGAGCCAACTCCTCTCCGGCGGCCACGCGAGCCTGGTTCCGGGTCGCGATCCGGTCGTACTCCTCGTCCACCGGCCGGTCTCCGTGGCCGGGCACGTCGACCGCCACGGCCGAGAATCCGCACTCGGCCACGATGCGGCGCGCGAGGGCCAGGAGGTCGGGGGTCTTCTTGTGCTGCCCGCCGCCGTGTCCCATCAGGACGAGCGGACGTGTGCCGACGGCACCTTCCGGCGTCCACAGCACGCCGGGGATCTCATCGAGGGTGAAGAGCTGTTCGAGGACGCCGTCGAACGACGTCCGAGAGGTGAAGCGCATGGTGTTCCGGGCCTTTCGGGATGCCTCTTGCGGGCAACTCCCTAGGCCATACGGGAGAGGGAGGCCCGACCTGTCACAGCGTTGATCGGTCTCACCTCCTCGGTTCGCGGACGCGTACGGCGGCGCCGAAGGTATCACGGACACGCCCACCCACGTCAGCAACGACCACGTGGTCAGGACCAAGGGCGCCTGATACGGCTTTGGTTGAAGTCCCCGGCCCGCGACGGCCCACACGGCGTTATGCGTGGGAGTCGCGGTTCCACGGGGCGCCGACGCCATCGCCATCGCCGACGCCATCACCATCGCCATCGCCATCGCCATCGGCGAAGGAGAATCCGCCCCGGCTGTACCGCGCGCATCGGGGCGGGGAACACACGCCGGCGGCGCGCCGGGGCCGGGTGGGCCGGTGGCGCGCCGTCGGGTGGGGTGGGGGTGTGCGGGTCACCCGGTCAGGGATGGGGTCAGCGGTGACCGCCGCCGTGACCGCCGCCGTGACCGCCGCCGTGACCGCCGCCGTGGCCGCCGCCGTGGTGGCCGCCCCAGGTGACGGTGTCGACGAGGCGACGGTGGTCGTTGCGCAGGGTCGCGGTGTCCGCGCGCTTGTCCCACACCGAGGAACGACGGTCCTGGTACAGGTCACGGAAGGTGTCACGGCCGACACCGGTGTGGACCCGGACCGTGGCACGGCCACCCAGACGGTAGTGACGGAACGTGTACGTACGCCCGTCACGGTCCGAAAGCGTCCAACGGTCCAGATCCACCGCACGACGAGTGGTGTTGGTGATGTCCACCCACTCCTCGTTCAAATCGGAACGGCGGTGACGGTCCGGGGAGTCGTAGTGCACGTGCGTGATCTGCACCGCCGCACGAGGACGGGGAGCGTGATCGGCCGCGGAAGCCGGCAGCGCCGACGCCCCCGTCACCGCCGCGACGGACAACGCGGCAGCCGCGAAACGACGGACAGACACAGATGCGGACATGAAGTCCCCCTACATGATGCCGGCACCCCCACCCCCCACGACCTGGACAAGCAAGCCGCACGGAACAAGGCTGCGTGTGCGAGTGATACGGCCGGCCCCTGACGGACCGACACCCACACCATGCCCCCACCACCACCCGATACAGGCGAAACCCGGAGCCACGTTACGGACCATCCATATCGCCGTAACACTCACATGTAACGTCCATTCAAACCATGAACCCACAAAGTTGACGCCCCCACCCACCCACACCCCCCACCCACACCGACCCCCACCCCCAAACCGCCACCACACGCCACCCCACCCCACCCCCACCCATCACCCGAAAGTGGATCACGGCCCAGGAGGACGCGGACGGGCGTCGGAACACCGCACCGGCGCCCGCGCCGGGGTGATCCGCCGGCCCATGGGCCGGAAGGGGCCGGTGCTCAGCGGCCCAGCGCGTCGCGCGGCCGCCGCTTGTTCATCGTGGAGCGCCCCTCGACGCCCTTCTTCCTGGCCTCTGCGTACAGCTGATGCCTCGTGGACCGGCGCGTACGGTCACGCCGGCGCCCGCACACC includes:
- a CDS encoding dienelactone hydrolase family protein, with protein sequence MRFTSRTSFDGVLEQLFTLDEIPGVLWTPEGAVGTRPLVLMGHGGGQHKKTPDLLALARRIVAECGFSAVAVDVPGHGDRPVDEEYDRIATRNQARVAAGEELAPLIAGFQALVARRTVPEWRAVLDAVQRLEHVGPGPVGYWGVSLGCGLGVPFVAAEPRVRAAVLGLGGASASAEDAARVTVPVQFLVQWDDERVPRAQSLALFDALASAEKTLHANVGRHGEVPAFELDSTLGFFARHLA
- a CDS encoding lamin tail domain-containing protein is translated as MQITHVHYDSPDRHRRSDLNEEWVDITNTTRRAVDLDRWTLSDRDGRTYTFRHYRLGGRATVRVHTGVGRDTFRDLYQDRRSSVWDKRADTATLRNDHRRLVDTVTWGGHHGGGHGGGHGGGHGGGHGGGHR
- a CDS encoding S8 family peptidase, which codes for MSPVSAGTSAEGTPRITAHDKVVSATVRLLTGDRVTVTTLPGGRHTASVQPAPGREGIAFRTLEGNDKALTVLPSDAEALVTAGTLDRRLFDVTALVAEGYDEAHTSALPLIVSSKPSATGARSTARATQAAGNTADRLAALNTSATPVRDLTSIDARSLRVADDDLGTFWKTLNTGPAPDAARAAVTPRVSLDGKVKAVLDRSTAQINAPVAWKAGYEGQGVKVAILDTGVDANHPDLAGRVAQAKDFSGSASTNDAFGHGTHVASIVGGTGAASGGTRRGVAPRADLLIGKVLGDDGYGSESSVIDGMEWAASQHAKVVNMSLGSGTPTDGTDSMSEAVNSLTASTGTLFVVAAGNEGPGMATVSSPGAADAALTVGAVDRDDSLASFSSRGPRLVDAAVKPDVTAPGVGIVAARASGTTMGTPVDANYTAASGTSMATPHVAGAVALLAQQHPGWGAQQLKDALISTAHEVPGTKVTEQGGGRIDLATAMGAVTATGSVTLPPVQVGGAKKVQQAATVRYTNTGDHAVTLTLAVSLATNTGRALPDGVVGVGSGKAQLAPGATAEVPLSLDGAKATRGQYYGYVTATSADGSVLTHTTVALNAHGPLHKLTVVARDRDGKVMEGAAPTIWGADGFVNYTSLEPAVAEVEEGTYQVSFNTIDKAADGEELREVVNPEVKVTKDMSVTLNAADTVQVQIRTPRPAEQRGVLSYQTYRKIDGNGLIQGVMYFDVAQRIYVSPTARVTDGDFEFASRWQMVAPQLRAAVPGTSLGFTPYYVDASPAFGDKGARLTAVDAGAGTAADLRAAHVRGKLAVVRWHFSDDRALARAAADAGAKALMLVMEDGYYPWTRWSPTGDRMALTTMRAGAAEGTALLKRAKARSTTVEFTGTVRSPYLYDVMQVSKGSVPKPLVYTVSERESAVVRSTYTRTGATSWAGEQRFGWRPYQDTAWNQYTRYVPTGQERVEYVTGGDTLWRQTVRHNVVGDPDMPLMAGMSDVPRTYRPGESVSQRWFGAVVRPSIPRGAAWQSVRNGDTLSVFVPEFTDSAAGHWAFGEVPSGGVGSGVRAGSPSAAADDLPDTATALLYRNGKQIAASDNGAWGDIEVPAGDAAYRLDLATARTSGDWDFATGTRTSWTFRSDTAARPAMLPLLQVDYAVPVDARNAVSRERRHHLGLTVRMQDGMTAPRGVTLKVETSYDGGRTWTAASTAREGSGFSATVERPARVHGDAYVTLRVTARDAAGDTVQQTVDRAYLHPGTR